The Mytilus galloprovincialis chromosome 4, xbMytGall1.hap1.1, whole genome shotgun sequence genome contains a region encoding:
- the LOC143071923 gene encoding uncharacterized protein LOC143071923, with the protein MAAEIESSDEEIVSSRRRRLSSGRKRQLFTDSGNDSSDAENECCTKRDKQSLGRSSERIRKRHSQEFRMPDKNDYWNKIPDCHSTVESVKSLTPRKVISNLTKVYNSYNADTYDTDEDELSEFIVEDDEIDDENSTSDGTDDDEKMHTGRIDRNRTEFSETKLHRLRKISSSDSESEGNQVNNATNQKESNDFSKNHTNNDTSVLKKQILSSSDEEKDESVDGTLNNECFEQESESESDDNIHSTCSKRKRNIESSDSDSGSESKTSNSRRMSATNRTTERLKKRQELFRELKETRRKAS; encoded by the exons ATGGCGGCAGAAATTGAGTCGAGTGATGAAGAAATCGTTAGTTCTCGACGTCGAAGATTAAGTTCTGGTAGAAAAAGACAGTTGTTCACAGATTCTGGTAATGATTCCAGTGACGCGGAGAACGAGTGTTGTACCAAACGAGACAAACAA TCCCTGGGAAGAAGTTCAGAACGTATCCGGAAGCGACATTCCCAAGAGTTTCGAATGCCTGATAAGAATGATTACTGGAATAAAATTCCCGACTGTCACAGTACTGTAGAGAGTGTGAAATCTTTGACACCGAGGAAAGTGATCAGCAACTTAACTAAAGT GTACAATAGTTACAATGCAGATACATATGATACTGATGAAGATGAATTGAGCGAGTTTATTGTAGAAGATGATGAAATTGATGACGAAAACAGTACAAGCGATGGAACTGACGATGATGAAAAAATGCATACG gGACGCATAGATCGGAACAGAACTGAATTTTCTGAAACAAAATTACATAGGCTTCGCAAGATTTCAAGTTCCGATTCAGAATCGGAGGGAAATCAAGTCAACAATGCTACCAATCAAAAGGAATCAAACGATTTTAGCAAAAATCATACGAATAATGATACTAGTGTATTAAAAAAGCAAATACTCTCAAGTTCAGATGAAGAAAAAGATGAATCTGTTGATGGTACATTAAATAATGAATGTTTTGAACAAGAATCTGAATCTGAAAGTGATGATAACATACATAGTACTTGTAGTAAGAGGAAACGGAATATAGAGAGTAGTGATTCGGATTCAGGTTCCGAAAGTAAAACGTCTAACTCTCGTAGAATGTCAGCTACAAACAGGACAACAGaacgtttaaaaaaaagacaggaatTATTTAGAGAACTTAAAGAAACAAGACGAAAAGCGTCGTAG